From Coffea arabica cultivar ET-39 chromosome 2e, Coffea Arabica ET-39 HiFi, whole genome shotgun sequence, the proteins below share one genomic window:
- the LOC113731867 gene encoding uncharacterized protein — MADPVARSPPANLYSILGISKAASLADISKAYKSLVMKWHPDRNTSNKAEAEAKFSTINEAYRVLSSKKREEINGPSHDDPKTPENSYHHRSSSDDDEQFVISSPTLLSSTSTRITPTGTPRSSDGSSHRGIYNGAPSPRNFYGHSRSPNGTDTPSTPTTPEPPLVSLSKITSKRATNPIIYSQTTARRKAQPIQKKLECTLEELCHGCVKKVKITRDVISNAGIIVQEEEILRIKVKPGWKKGTKITFEGKGDERPGMHPADIIFIIDEKRHPLFKREGDDLELGVEIPLVQALTGCTISVPLLGGDQMDLSIDDIIFPGYEKIIPDQGMPISKQHGRRGDLRLRFLVEFPTDLSKQQRSAVVRILEDCC, encoded by the exons ATGGCAGATCCTGTTGCGAGGTCACCTCCAGCGAATTTGTATAGCATTCTTGGAATCTCCAAAGCTGCATCCCTTGCAGATATTAGCAAGGCCTACAAATCTTTGGTTATGAAATGGCATCCCGATAGAAATACATCCAATAAAGCTGAAGCTGAAGCCAAGTTCAGCACCATCAACGAAGCCTACAGG gTTCTGAGTAGCAAAAAACGAGAGGAAATAAATGGACCCAGTCATGATGATCCAAAAACACCGGAAAATTCATATCACCATCGATCCTCCTCGGATGATGATGAACAAttcgtgatttccagccctacGCTGCTTTCCAGCACAAGCACCCGCATCACCCCTACAGGCACTCCAAGGTCGTCGGACGGTTCGAGCCACAGGGGAATCTACAACGGTGCTCCTTCGCCCAGAAATTTCTATGGCCATTCGAGAAGTCCCAACGGGACTGATACCCCATCAACCCCGACCACCCCAGAGCCACCCCTCGTTTCTTTATCAAAAATAACCAGCAAAAGAGCCACAAACCCCATTATTTATTCACAGACTACAGCTCGGAGGAAAGCTCAGCCCATACAGAAGAAGCTCGAATGCACGCTGGAGGAGTTATGCCACGGATGTGTCAAGAAGGTCAAGATAACCAGAGATGTCATCTCAAATGCAGG GATCATTGTTCAAGAAGAGGAAATACTGAGGATCAAAGTAAAGCCAGGGTGGAAGAAAGGAACGAAGATCACATTCGAAGGGAAGGGGGACGAGAGACCGGGAATGCATCCAGCGGATATAATCTTCATAATCGATGAGAAAAGACACCCCCTTTTCAAGAGAGAAGGTGATGATTTGGAGCTTGGAGTTGAGATCCCCTTAGTTCAGGCTTTGACAGGATGTACAATTTCTGTTCCTTTACTAGGAGGGGACCAAATGGATTTATCCATAGATGATATAATATTCCCAGGGTACGAGAAAATCATTCCCGACCAAGGCATGCCCATTTCTAAACAACATGGTAGGAGAGGAGACCTTCGGCTCAGGTTCCTTGTTGAATTTCCGACAGATTTGAGCAAACAACAGCGCTCGGCAGTCGTTCGTATTCTAGAAGATTGTTGTTGA
- the LOC113731870 gene encoding probable receptor-like protein kinase At1g11050 yields the protein MMLHIVIIVSVSILLIVDTNLVSVSGSCPINLSYVLTVPWDSSACQNHRQNTKTNGHETRDGSSSASSICCQTLTSLYGIGLAQNLKQTNHFRLPDLNTSISCLSDFQSKLDSLSLPSHLTSMCFEPVHFVKGTNMCANIHTKQDWLDAVGPSTSLDPACWPDVSDLTFCDACVQAGFKVHSQLLAVDRNSSHARGCFYYTVLYAAGIVNQLGPESLGAVSCIFGLPMSSNRRSDSDSMGKLALVSGAAAAGSTIAVICILVVFYTFWKSRRKRKRYPEDEKALEADHDVDDDDDDDDGSWRNWSPMAGSLWFKIKELEEATDYFSPKNFIGRGQFGIVYKGILRDGTVVAVKKITDPEFEGDAEFLNEVEIIGNLRHRNLVSLRGCCVSKRNQSHRYLVYDYMPNGNLNDHLFSSRERHKRIRRKPLTWPQRKNIILDVAKALAYLHYGVKPSIYHRDIKATNILLDAHMRARVADFGLARQGRDSGSHLTTRVAGTHGYLAPEYALYGQLTDKSDVYSFGIVVLEIMTGKKALDLSSSADSRDIFFIADWVWSLVKVGKMEEVLDPSLLRNAESTSRNPMGVMERFLMVGILCSHLMVALRPNILDALKMLEGDIEVPAVSDRPSYTDRSTLYSVYTSGRHQIKQSVS from the coding sequence ATGATGCTTCATATTGTGATCATAGTTTCAGTGTCAATACTTCTCATTGTTGACACAAATCTAGTCTCAGTCTCAGGTTCCTGTCCCATAAACCTGAGTTATGTTCTAACTGTACCCTGGGATTCATCTGCCTGCCAGAATCACCGGCAGAACACCAAAACAAATGGTCATGAGACTCGTGACGGCAGCAGTTCTGCTTCTAGCATATGCTGCCAGACGCTAACCAGCCTCTACGGCATTGGCCTTGCTCAAAACCTGAAACAGACCAATCATTTCAGACTTCCAGACCTTAACACTTCCATTTCTTGTTTATCGGATTTCCAATCGAAGCTCGATTCCCTCTCCTTACCATCCCATCTGACATCAATGTGTTTTGAACCTGTGCATTTTGTAAAGGGTACTAATATGTGTGCCAATATCCATACCAAGCAAGACTGGCTGGATGCGGTCGGCCCGTCTACCTCCCTGGACCCTGCCTGCTGGCCAGACGTATCTGATCTGACTTTCTGTGATGCCTGTGTGCAAGCTGGTTTTAAGGTTCATTCTCAACTGCTGGCCGTTGACCGCAATAGTTCTCATGCCAGAGGTTGCTTTTACTACACCGTTCTATATGCTGCAGGTATCGTGAATCAGTTAGGCCCCGAGAGCTTAGGTGCAGTCTCGTGTATCTTTGGACTGCCCATGTCCTCGAATAGGAGATCTGATTCTGACAGTATGGGGAAATTAGCTCTCGTTTCTGGGGCTGCTGCAGCTGGTTCTACTATTGCTGTCATTTGTATTTTAGTGGTTTTTTACACTTTCTGGAAAAGTaggagaaaaaggaagagatATCCAGAAGACGAAAAGGCTTTGGAGGCTGACCATGatgttgatgatgatgatgatgatgatgatggctCATGGCGAAATTGGAGCCCTATGGCTGGATCTTTATGGTTCAAGATTAAAGAACTTGAGGAGGCAACTGATTATTTCTCGCCGAAGAACTTCATTGGGAGAGGTCAATTTGGAATTGTGTACAAGGGAATTTTGAGGGATGGGACTGTGGTTGCTGTCAAGAAAATCACCGACCCCGAATTTGAAGGGGATGCTGAGTTTTTAAATGAAGTTGAAATCATCGGCAATTTGAGGCATCGAAATCTAGTGTCACTAAGAGGATGTTGCGTCTCAAAAAGAAATCAGAGCCATAGATACTTGGTTTATGATTATATGCCGAATGGAAATCTAAACGATCATTTGTTCTCTTCTCGAGAACGTCATAAAAGGATTCGCAGAAAGCCCTTAACTTGGCCTCAGAGGAAGAACATAATCTTGGATGTTGCCAAGGCTCTAGCTTATCTTCATTATGGGGTAAAGCCCTCGATTTATCACAGAGATATCAAGGCCACAAACATATTATTAGATGCACATATGAGAGCACGAGTTGCAGATTTTGGGCTAGCAAGACAAGGTAGAGACAGTGGATCTCATCTTACAACCAGAGTGGCAGGAACTCATGGATATCTAGCTCCTGAATACGCACTTTACGGGCAATTGACTGATAAGAGTGATGTTTATAGCTTTGGAATCGTGGTTCTGGAAATCATGACCGGGAAAAAAGCTCTGGACCTGTCATCCTCTGCTGATTCTCGCGACATATTCTTTATCGCAGATTGGGTTTGGTCACTTGTTAAAGTTGGGAAGATGGAGGAAGTTCTTGATCCTTCACTGCTGAGAAATGCAGAGTCAACAAGCAGAAATCCTATGGGGGTAATGGAGAGATTTTTGATGGTGGGAATTCTGTGTTCTCATCTCATGGTGGCTTTAAGGCCTAACATTTTGGATGCCCTGAAAATGCTTGAAGGAGATATTGAGGTCCCTGCAGTATCAGATAGGCCAAGTTATACTGATAGAAGTACCTTATACTCTGTATATACATCCGGTAGGCATCAGATAAAACAATCTGTTTCATAG